Within Trichoderma atroviride chromosome 2, complete sequence, the genomic segment CAGTATCACCCAGTTGATATTGCTTTTTCTGATGAAATCTGGAACGCTATTCATTCGATCGTCGTCGGAAGGAATACAGACGCACCCGCCATGCATCAAAACCGTCACGGTCTCTACCAGGCACGCACCAAACGCATACGACGCGAATTGAAGAGCGTGGGTTTGAGGATTGATTCCTAACGCGGGGCCAAACTTGACAGCACAGGACACAAATCCTCGATGCTCAATCATGATTCCTTTGGGCTCTCCTGTGCTGCCTGACGTAAAGATGCAATATGCCATGTCTTGCGGCTTCGCCGTTGGTTTCAGCTGGTCCGTATCGCGGGACAGCGATTGTAGAAAGTCATCATTGATTACAATACAGCGGTCAATGACTGTGGCTATAGTGCTGCTGTGGAGGCTGGAGGTGAGAGCGACTGTAGCGCCAGTTTGTCGACAGACCTGGGCCATCCTTGCCGGTGGATCGCACGGGTCGATAAGAGTAAAGGCCCGGCCTGCTTTAAGCACAGCAAGTATGCTAGCTATGATCCATTTTGACTTCTCAAAGCAGAGCGGCAATATTGCTTGTCCTTGGCCTAGGTCAAGGGATTGGATGTGTGCGGCGAGACGCGATGATACATTGTCCAGCTCAGAGTAAGTCCACTCTCCATCCCAGGAGGAAACTGCAGTACTATCCGGGGCGTCAGAAGCCCTCTTGGATATTACATCGTGGATCAAGGCATCTTGTGTCTGTAGGCGTTCCGAGTTCCAAGCCTCAATCTCTGCCTGGTCGTCTTGCGTCACGGCATCTAGGTGTCTCACTAGAGGAAGATGTTCCATATTTTGTTGAAGTTGCTGGATCAAGAATCCCAACTGCCTCAGGAAACGAGTCATTTGAGGAGCATCAATTACACTCTGGTCGTAATGCGCCGCCAACAATACCGAGTCACTAGCCATCTGGCAGCTGAGTAGAAGGGCACGATTGGCACAGGGTATAAATTTGTTCGATTCTTCTGTGTTTTGAAGAATCGCGCAACTAGGTGCTTGCGAAGCATCACTTTCAGTGACCAGAAGCACAGTTTGGAATTCACAGGCGGCAGACTCATCATCCCCCATGCGGCGGATATTGCAGAGACCAACCTGTGCAAACTCGTGCATGGCATGATCATGAGCAGTGATTGCCTCCATAATTCCCAAGACAGATTGGTCAAGAGAGCACTGCACGCGTATGGGCACTACTGCTTGTGTCAGGCCGTCAACTTCCTCTTCTGACTTGTGAGACGGCTTCATCACAACACCAAAAAGTGCCTCCGGTGAGTGCGTAAAGCCTGATAGAAGAACTGCAAGCGCGGCTCGGCAGACGACAGTGTTGGACCACTTCTGTTGGACTGGGCCCAGATATGAGATACAATGCTCTGCATATGTATTGGGATGGGGCGTAGCCAGATGGGAAGGCAGTGAAGGAAATACTGAGGCATCCAAGCCATCaaagtgctgctgccagaacCGAGCTGCTCGTTCCAAATTCCCGGCCTGAAGGCTCAGCGACGTTCCAAACCAGTTAGAGTATTGGACTTTTCCACCCTCATAGGCCGTGAGGACCCGTTGAAGAATGTGTTGTTGCAACGCGCTATCCACTAAAGCATAGCTGAATGTCCAGATGAGcagcctttgctttttgtcaATGTCTTCGAGGACGACGTATCGATTGCAACGCGGCCCTATCATAGCAGCCGCTGTCTCATCATGCACTATTGCTTCTTTCATATCGATAGATGTAGAATACATCCacgaaaagaagctctctGCCAGCACAACCTGAAAAGAACATCCGACTTTTGGTATAAATATGTATGTCCTTAAGGCTGGTGTCTGGCGAACAACTTCCTTCCAGGCTATGGCCAGCCGCTTGGTGTCGACGCTCCTTGGAATGTCGTAAATGGCACGACCAATGGCGCGTTTCCCATCAGTAGCAGCAAAATCTATAACATCAATTTGAGAGGATGTACATGGCAGAATAGTCTCAATTTTATCTCGATGCAACCCGCAATGCACCATTACCTGCTCGTAAAGGTCGTCGCATTGCTTACCAGCAACGTCAAACTCCAAGGGTGGTGTAGCTGTCTGGTTTTGTTGCCTGACATCCATATTATTGACAGATAATACGTTGGATAAGTCGAAATAGGTACTTGTTGTTACTGGACTGTGTCCGGCTTAATGATGGTCACAATAGCCTTGCGTAGATGAGTTTGGTCGAGTCTCAACAGAAGTGTTGCATCAACAAATCATCAGGTACTTCATCCGAAAGTCCGCAATGGTGTTTTGTTGTAATAAAACAAATGCTCAAGAGGTGAATGAATCTTCCCTTGATGAATACTTCAGATAATTTCACCTCCAGCTCAAGTTTTCGTTATGCAGTAATGTGACGTGTTGTAATGTTGCATCGTTTTGTTCAAATAGTAAATGTTCTGATAGTATTTGAAGGCTGTATGTTGCTAGCTTAATATAGTGTCAACTTTACTAGTAATGTTGGAGGACTCCGGTGCATTTGTCACAGGTTAATTATCACAAGCTGCTATAAGAGGTGGTGTAATTAGAAGCTGCTGGCATTCACCAATCTTTTGATTCATTCATGCAATTGATACTCTTTCTAGACTTTTACTACTACAACTAGGAATAATTTGCAGAGTCTATGGACCTACGTAGAATAGGGAAGTAAAAAAGTCAATTAATGGTCTAACATGAAGCAAGTCGGcgtatttaattataattatatacatgtaatgCCAAGTTACTGTTGCGCAACTAGATCAGGAATTACCATACACAATATTGTCCACGTATAGCTCAATATTACCTGCATTGGCTTGGAGGTGAACATAGACAATGAGATTTATAAATGGCTCGCTCCACACCTCCTACTCCACACGGGGACGGCCCGTTGGCTGACAGTGGCAGTTGAATCAGAGCCTAATGAAGGGCTGACAGCGATAGCGTGGTGAAAACGCCTACTCAGCTTGCTACTAGTAACTCCTTGAGTGTTGCTGTCACGTCGATTCAGCTACCAAGTGGCTGGCTGAAATCTAGCGGCACAACAAGGATAATGCGTAAGATAGCGCCTCCATCCTTTGCCAAGAATTCGACAGCGgaaaatattagttattatgCACCCCGAAGTAGGCACGACTGCATACCCCACGCTATAAGCCATGTCCTATGCCACTCCACTCCGGGCGTGGTGTTAGTGTAGCTGTGTAGGAATGCCTTAACAGCCCCTTTGACGGGCGTAAGAAATGAGCTCTCATCTTATCTTAACTCTAATGCTGGTAGGTAGGCGTATGAACTATATCTGCACCGATTGGAAATTGCGAGTCCCGTTTCCACCCAGATTAATACCACAGCAAACGATCATCAATTTGGCGGGTATAAACCACAAGTCAACCTATCACTATATACTGCCACCAGGCGGGCTCTGTGCCTGATAATCTCTCTCTAGAGATATTTGAGACATTGAGTGTGATAGTAATCATGGGCTCGCTCGCATCTCAACGAAGTGATGAGCTTCATAAAGTTGTTTGTCTGGACGCCTATACATGTCCGGTCCCTACATTCGACTTCGCTCACGAGTATGTCGAGTACCATAATACTATCGGCGAGGACCTGATTATCGAGCGCGTTCGCGatgccaccatcatcatcacatcgCGTGTGCCCATCTCGGCCCGCATTGTTGCCGCTTGCTTCCGTCTGGAGCTGATCGCCTTCATGACAACTGGTACTGACATTGCTGATAAAAAGGCATGCCGGGCTCGCGGCATCACGGTATGCAATGCACCCGGCGCCAATGCTGAGTCTGTTGCTGAGcatgcctttgccttgtatATGGCGGCCAAGCGCCAGGTTGTTGACTTGCACCGCGTTACACTCGAGGCTGAGGCCTGGCCTCGAGATAAGAATGTGTTTCACTTGTACCCGCAGCTGCCCCGAGTCATGAGGCATGAGATATTAGGCATCGTCGGATACGGAGCCATAGGTAAGTACTatgagcaaaagaaaaagcaaatatGAGCGGCGTTTACTAATTAAGACTTAGGTAAATATGCGGAGGCTATAGGAAAGGCACTGGGAATGTCGGTGGTAATCGCCGAGAGAAAATCCACGCCGATTGGCAAAGTAAGGCCCGGAAGGGAGCCGTTCGAAGAGGTAGTGAAAACTTGTACAGTGCTGTTACTCGCGTGTCCGCTCGACGAAGAATCGAGTAACATGATTTCAGAACCTGAGCTTCGGGCTATGAGACCAGATAGCATTGTAGTCAACGTGGCACGCGGAGGTGTCATGAACGAGGCGGCGCTCCTCAGGGCATTGAAAGAAAAATGGATATACGCTGCCGCCACAGATGTCTTTGTAACTGAGCCAGCGACTAAGGAGGGCTGCCAACTCATTCGAGATTGCCCTAGCAACTTGACACTCTCACCACATGTTGCGTGGTATGGGGGCACATGCTTGGAGAATCTACAACTAAGTATCAAGGAGACGCTGGAGAGTTATGTGGCAGGAAAGGTAATCAACTCTGTTCTTTGAAATGTAGTATCGAGATAATCACCGCCAATACATATATCATGCCCATCATTTTGCTGATTAAGCGGTTCGTCTTTGTATGATCCAGAATGCAGCAAACTTCTCAGTTTCTATTCTAATGCTTGCTAAAATTATACAGCGCATACATAGATGAGATGCTCAAAGCGTGAGGATGTCGCCATTTTCTCATCTCGAGACACCAAATCATCTTTGACTAGCACATGTACAAGCTTCTTCTAGTATGACTTGTTAGACTTGCAATAGCTTACAAACAAGGTCTGTCCATGGGGTGTGAGATTGGATATGAAGATGTGTGGCGATGAAAGTCATGCTAGACTAATACCGGTGTGGAGTAGGCGTGTAGGCACCAATGCATATGCATGCTCCATTATGAGTAGCCCTGTAATGCTACGTCTCTCATTCACGTTTCTGCCTCTTAATTCAGAGACTCTAAGCCGCGAACGATTTTAGAGCCTCATATCATCTACGGCATCTACGGCAACACAGCCAACCCCGTTGCTCGCCCTAACCATCGTGGTAAGGCAGACTCGGATTTAAATCCTTGGTCTATCTTTCAGCTCGCCATGAGACAGGCAAACAGCTCCTTCATAAACTAATCAGGTAAGAAGCACAAATGGCAACATAGCTGaatggacgaagaagaagatattcTTATTCCTAGTGAGAGGGGTAAACATTACTAGCACTGCATGTATCATATCCTCAAACAAAGGGAGCGGCTAAGAGCAACCTTAAGGTTGCAGAAAAAAGAGTCTCTGTCCGGATGGGGAAAAGAACAGCTGCATCATCACAGCTGAAAACAATTGATGCGTCATTAATGCTTTCTTGAGGTTGAGATAAAATGCTTAGAGCGGAGAGAATACATCATGTCTCCGAACTTACGTTGGTGACATTTTTGTAGTCAACAAGCATGGTACTTAATCCTATATGGGATACATATTTTCAAAAGGATACGACACATATAACAGAACCTATCCTGTTCTAGTGTAGTGTAATAATAACATTTATCACtgaaaataaaaactctATACACTTTATCTTGAAACAAATCATGATTTATCATTTGATCTGCCATTGTTCTTATCAATGGTATGCCGTAATATCATCTGTTGCTAGTAATATGGTACGCTTGCACTGCCACTTATGACAGGTCATAGACATTTCCTATTATGAATCCAAGTGTACAAGTTTGACAAGGTGCATCTAACAAACTCGTTGACTGTAACATATGTTTGAATGAATGACAACTTATTTAATGAGGATTCCGCCTCTCTGAACcaagctctttttctttatcactcttcatcagcaagcACACACTCAAACTACAACATCCTccctttttatataaattccCAAGCACATTAGCTATACTTACAATGGCTCCCAGCGCTCAAGAGATTCGAAATCTTCTCGAGGTTCACATCGCCCAAGATCTTGCTGAAAAGGCAGGGAACTCGGGAAAGCTTCAGCAGCCCGGACATATAACTAACCACTTCCACGACAATGTTGAATTCCACATCAACGGCCATGAATTCCCACACGCTACCCAATTGAAGGGTGCTGAAACTATCAAGGGGGAGATAGTTGATGGTGGTCTTTCTGATATTCCCAACGTCATCGATTACTCCAAGCCTCACGATTGTCAAATCCTACAAGTGATTGGTGGCGGCCCAGAGAGTGACTGGGCTGCCGCTGTGATTAAGGCTACGGCAACGACTATCACAGGTCTGTTTCTCATTAAGCATTGACCCAAGCTCAAAGTGCTAAACAGTAATTAGGCAAGCCATTCAACCACGAATCAGTCATGACTTTCCAATTCGATAACAGCGGCAAGATCATTCACCTAAAGAACTATGCCGACACCCTCCACGTTCACAATATCCTCCAGGACATCTGATATCAGCCCTGATGTCTCAGAAGAAAGGCTTGTGAGAGAGATCAATCGTTATACCAGATAAGGAATCCCATATATTCCGGTAGTATATGTGGAAACTATCATCATGGCCCCCCCCTCATTGCAGCCCACTTTCTCCATTTCATCGTTCAAGTGCTGAAATAGCACTTACATCCGCACTCGTTAGTTTATCCTAGTCAATCAAGCTTGTTATATGAATTGTTATTGTTATGTCGCCGTTATCATTCGCGTAGACTGATTATTTTTttgatgctgaggctgccCCTCGTGGTAAACCACAAGCCCTCAGAGCCATGTATTCTCAGACTATGCTCGTATTCACGTATGAAAGACAGTGGAAGTCACAGCGAATTGTGTACTATTTACGCCTAGTAGCTTCCGAATAAGCTTCCAATCGTAGTCGTGTCGCTTTTCTTAAATCTCTGTAGATAGCGCAAAGGAAAATGCCTCCGCTTTAGTAGGTCAAGCCCGATCCCCGGGTGCCAATTTGAACTAGCCACCTCGATtctaattaataattagtcTATGATGTTTATGAGTGTGGCCCGCAGTTGTGCCTCTGCTGGTAaaatcgtcgtcttcattctAGTCTCCCAATGACTCGAACTTGTTGCTTAAACGACGAACGATCCATCAGCAAGCTCAACGCCAAAGTCGCGTGGGATCGCAATCCAACGTGCCAATCAATTGAAGATCAAAACCGGCCATGATAACTCCTAAGCTAAAGAGAAAGGACCATCCAATGGCCCGGTGATAGAGACGGAAAACCTCTTTGTGAGTCATATTGTGTTCAATTGCACGAGCATCTTGGGCTTGCTTGGCTATGGCTACATCGCTCAAGTCTACATCATGGTTGACTTTTTCGGTTTGATCAATGCgaatttcttctcctcaactATGAACTTCTAGTTTTAAATACAATAATCACATTGCGATGCTTTGAGAACACTTGCGCTGTTGTGTTTGCAAATGCTGGGGGGGCCTTCGCACACGTTTGTTGGACCATGGCAGGTCGCTTTGCCACTTGTAGGCGCTTTCGATGGGATTGGGGACAGCTCGGAGAGCTTGTTTATTGCTGAGACTGATACGGAAATTTTAAAGCAGGCGGAGCTTAAATACAAAGTGCGAGAAGACATGGCAGAAAAGGACTGGCATTATTAGGATATGGAATATGACAATGGAAGCTTGGAATGCATATATCCAAGTACTCCAAGTAAACAATCTAGTGGTTCATATAATATACGAACGCTGACATTCTAAATGTTTTATTGTCTAGATTATGAGTTTGTAACTTCCATTCAACGTAATGCAGCAGCATAAATTTGCAAGTCGGTATCAGCCCGTAGCTTTGTAGCTGACGCGGCCGcaatgaagaaaataaaccCAGGTTTGATAGCAAGCTCTTTTCCATCGCCTAGAATAGCACCCTCTCCAAAAATCGCAATAGCCAGAGTCGGGCCCTTATGATTCCAAACTAAATCCTCCTTTCCAGCAGGCATGTCGACACGAACTACATCGAATTCGCTAATGGGCGGTTGATACACCGTTGTATACCCATCTTTTCCTGCCTTTGCCGGCAACTTCAGATTGTCTGCCTGGGTACTCGAGTCGATTTTAAGGGTCTCGGAAAAGAGATCAGCACTATCGCGGTCGGCAACAGGACAAAGACCACTGGCAAGCATGTTGTTTGAACGAGCCATGCACTCCACAATGTCTCCCGACAAATAGCAATGAATACCATCAGCTGGGATAAACATTGCTTCGCCAGGCTCTAGTATAAAGAATTTCATGCATAGAATTGCAATCAACAGCCCTGGGTCCGTAGCAGAATATTGAGATTGCAAGCGCTGAAGCAACTCAAAAGTTTGGCTTGGATAGCCAAGTTTCTGAATGTCTTCTAAAGATTGTTgcttcagctcctcttcaatcttctgGATAGTTTGTTCATCGGCCTTCAATAATTCACGGACAACGTTTCGTAGAGTTTCTTCGTTCCAAAGATTTGTCCCTTCTGGAACGAAGCGCCGTAGACTCGGTATATTGAACATGGGGGATATTTGGTTCAAGTCTCTCCAGCCAGCAAACAGTTCGAATTGTGACAGAGCCACCGCGATCTCTGGCTTGTGGTTGGTGTCTGAGAACTTTTCGGGGTCTTTCTCGTGAAGTTTGGCTGCAAGTGATTTGTTTGGGTGAATTTGTAATGGCAGAGCTTTGCCTATTGAAAGGATCTATAATGTATATATTAGACTATTATTCTTATCGAGACACAAGCCCAGCTTACCTTTGGTAGAAACGGGAGATTTTTTCCAAACTTCTCCACTGAGTATGAGCCAAGCAACTTTTCCTCGTTGGATTTCAAGAGGTCGGCAAGCGGTTGACCTGTTTCCAGATCTCTCGCAGGAAAGTCTGGGTAGTCGCCAAACCACATCTCGGAGTAATAATCGTCATCATTTATGGTGAAGTTGGTTCCAGGTGTATTTTTGCAGAGTTCGGCAGCGAGCGACTGGTGACCTTTCTTTCCCCATGGATAGTTGTTGCAGGTTCCGCTTAACTGGAACAGCCGTGAAACGCTTGCCATGATGTTGTCGTTTTATTTCTCTTTAGCCAGGTGTGAAATGGTCGTGCTCAAAGTAATAGTTAATGACAGCTGTTTGGGAAAAGCAGCAGCGAAAGCTTCATAGATAAAGTCCTCGTATATAAGATCTCAGTTCTTCCCCGACTGACTCGGGAGATACCGTGGCAACAAAAGCATACGATAGCGAGATCGCGCCGCTATTAACTGGATCTATGCTAATACATATCATGATGACCTCACCACTGGGTCCTTGCTGACAGAGGCGGGACCACTATttaagcagcagcaaccttCTGGACAAATAACATCTACTCAGTTTGCAATTCATTGTGATAAAATATTTCATAGGCAATGGTTATGGTCTTAAAGATAAGTGGTTGACGTCAGTAAAACCCTCATTGTCATTAATTAGAGCTTGGTTTTCTCATTCCAATAAAGATAGCGAGGATACTGTTAAAGATAACGATTGTTTACCCGGTTGGGCAAATATTTACAAATTATGTGGAGAATAATATATCAAGAAGTAACATCGGCCTACTACATTGAACTCTCAAGTACTTGTTGGTTTTGGGTTGTTAAGACCTTTTCTACCCAGAATCTTTTAGGGTAGACCAGCCAGATAGCTCAGATCTCAGGCCACCGATAATTAGGCCAGCGCACTAGGGTAATAGAAGACACTTTTCTCTCGAGAATGACAGACAGAAATACCTCATTATCACGAATAAGGCAAATCTCCCAATTTGTGAAGGTTCCTGTTCAGCCATTCACCACAACTCCTCCATTGCAGTGTATAGTCTGCCCGCTGATACAAGAGCTGTCCATTGAGGCGAGAAAGACAACACAGCTCGCTATTTcactgggctgggctggtcGACCCATGGGACTGGTAAATTCTTTTTGGGCCTTTTCGTTCATTGTTGCCGGAATTAAGGGAGTCCACACTACGATTCTTGTCAGCACGTCGCAAACAGCTCTTGGCATATATGCTTACCTGGCCCTGGGGCGACAGCATTAACTCGAATGCCCTTTGAGATGTATTGGTTGCTCAATCCTCTTGTGAAGGAAATGATCCCTCCTTTAGTGGAGGTGTAATCCAACAAGTCTGGCCGGCCGATGTATGCATTTATTGAAGCATTGTTAATAATAACAGCGCCGCGCTTCATATGCTTGATTGAGTATTTGGCCATGAAAAAATATGAGTGcatgttgatgttgaaagTATGAATCCACTGTTCGTCTGGCAAGTCGAGTATATTTTCAACCATCATTTGATCTGCAAAGTATAGTCAGCGCTTGCGTCTTTcatttaaataaaatagctTACAGGCCGCATTGTTAAAAAGAATGTCGATTCCACCCATCTTTTCCAAGGCGAAATTGACTGCATCCTGGcaattctctttttttggcaAGATCCGTGGCGAACAGATGGCAGCTTCTCCCAAGAGCCTCAACTTGCTTCTTTGTATCTTGCgcgtcttgttcttcttcaggaAGATACACAATCGTCACTACGGCACCTTCCTTCGCGAACAGCACTGCAGTAGCTGCTCCTATGCCACTGTCTCCGCCAGTAATGAGTGCTCTTTTGCCTGCGAGCTTATTTGCTGCCCTGTAAGTTTCGGTTTTTCCATCTGCATCCGGCAGCTCGTCGCGAACGGGCTTGGGATCGGGCATATCTTTGTCCATGCCTGGAAATTCCTGCTTAGAAACAGGgatatttctctctttcacaTGCTTCTATTAGAAAATTGGTTCCAACGTGTTGAAAGACTATCATACCGTCTTTGAATTGCGATGTCATAGTGGGCGAACGTGCTGATCAGATTTCGGATAGTACTTGATTCCACCTGAAACGATAAAAAGATGAAACggtaaaagaaaatggctgcAATAAGATACGACCATTTGCTATAACAGAATAATCACTTAAACTCATGATCTTTCCGTCAAGCTAATCGTGACACGCATAATAAGATGAATGATGTGTACGTTTCGTCATGGTGGACCCGATTTTGTATGAGGTCAACGATACAGTTTGAAGTAGCCAAAGGCAATCTATGATACGTGCACTTCAATGTTCACAGCTTGGCAATGACGCGACTTTACCGATAAAGCCGTTGTTATATCGCGAAGTAATTGCAGAGTAGCCCAAGTTGTAAGCAAGTGTCTCTCAGTGTGTGGCGTCATTTGTAATGCAGAGTATATATGACAACTGAGCTTGGCATCGGCTTCTTCCGGTCTACAATCTATCTTCACATGCAAATCTAGGCACTGGTCTGGGCAAAAAAATTTGAAATTCTAGTTTCTGCATCAAGCATAACTATCAATTGCCGTGTAAAGCTTCTAAGCTGGCTTCCACTCGAAATGATGCGGGCCTTTCGCTACCGGACCGGGATCTTCGCCTGGCACACCCGGCTTATTGTATGAGTGCGCCCCAAAATAATCCATTTGCGCCTCCATAAACTTTGTGGGCAGCATTTTGCCTGTGGTATACTTGACGTACTCAAGCGTGGCAGTAAGTGCGGGCAAGTAATGGTCGGCTGCAATTCCTCGAGACACAATTTCCTTCAGTGCCGAGTAGCTGCACTGCAACTCCCGCCCGACGGAGCTATCCAGCTTGATGTTTGTGAGtgtcttgttctctttcAGAAGTGGCTCAAGCAAATCGGCGATGAATTCTGATTGAATGATGCACCCTGCTCGCCAAATACGAACGCACTCAGACAGATTGATGTTCCAGCCTTCGTCACTGGATGCCCGGGCGATTAGTTCCAGTCCTTGGTAGtaggaggccaagaaggcaCAGTAGACGGCTTTGCGGAGGTCTTCAATTATCTGGCCTCTATCCTTGATGTCTTGAATAGGCTTCGGTTCGGGAACAGAGAACGTGTCGGCGATCCGCAACCTTTCTTC encodes:
- a CDS encoding uncharacterized protein (antiSMASH:Cluster_2.4~SMCOG1072:dehydrogenase), translating into MGSLASQRSDELHKVVCLDAYTCPVPTFDFAHEYVEYHNTIGEDLIIERVRDATIIITSRVPISARIVAACFRLELIAFMTTGTDIADKKACRARGITVCNAPGANAESVAEHAFALYMAAKRQVVDLHRVTLEAEAWPRDKNVFHLYPQLPRVMRHEILGIVGYGAIGKYAEAIGKALGMSVVIAERKSTPIGKVRPGREPFEEVVKTCTVLLLACPLDEESSNMISEPELRAMRPDSIVVNVARGGVMNEAALLRALKEKWIYAAATDVFVTEPATKEGCQLIRDCPSNLTLSPHVAWYGGTCLENLQLSIKETLESYVAGKVINSVL
- a CDS encoding uncharacterized protein (EggNog:ENOG41~antiSMASH:Cluster_2.4), translating into MAPSAQEIRNLLEVHIAQDLAEKAGNSGKLQQPGHITNHFHDNVEFHINGHEFPHATQLKGAETIKGEIVDGGLSDIPNVIDYSKPHDCQILQVIGGGPESDWAAAVIKATATTITGKPFNHESVMTFQFDNSGKIIHLKNYADTLHVHNILQDI
- a CDS encoding uncharacterized protein (antiSMASH:Cluster_2.4), translated to MASVSRLFQLSGTCNNYPWGKKGHQSLAAELCKNTPGTNFTINDDDYYSEMWFGDYPDFPARDLETGQPLADLLKSNEEKLLGSYSVEKFGKNLPFLPKILSIGKALPLQIHPNKSLAAKLHEKDPEKFSDTNHKPEIAVALSQFELFAGWRDLNQISPMFNIPSLRRFVPEGTNLWNEETLRNVVRELLKADEQTIQKIEEELKQQSLEDIQKLGYPSQTFELLQRLQSQYSATDPGLLIAILCMKFFILEPGEAMFIPADGIHCYLSGDIVECMARSNNMLASGLCPVADRDSADLFSETLKIDSSTQADNLKLPAKAGKDGYTTVYQPPISEFDVVRVDMPAGKEDLVWNHKGPTLAIAIFGEGAILGDGKELAIKPGFIFFIAAASATKLRADTDLQIYAAALR
- a CDS encoding uncharacterized protein (EggNog:ENOG41~antiSMASH:Cluster_2.4~SMCOG1001:short-chain dehydrogenase/reductase SDR), encoding MGGIDILFNNAAYQMMVENILDLPDEQWIHTFNINMHSYFFMAKYSIKHMKRGAVIINNASINAYIGRPDLLDYTSTKGGIISFTRGLSNQYISKGIRVNAVAPGPGKHICQELFATC